A portion of the Gossypium arboreum isolate Shixiya-1 chromosome 8, ASM2569848v2, whole genome shotgun sequence genome contains these proteins:
- the LOC108458093 gene encoding uncharacterized protein LOC108458093 isoform X4 produces MSFCSTQFYPSHIPEIAHFFPLKNFPKNLKFPQIANFFSKSKSQPNCRSQSVELLDPTEGICRKPSAVDIIYNISLQIVHSAIQRELPVVIAKARKLITLSKFRIHIQRTRNITATHWDRVVRIQNQATHKSYIWSLDCHCNQ; encoded by the exons ATGTCGTTTTGCTCTACTCAATTTTATCCCAGCCATATACCCGAAATAGCTCATTTTTTTCCCCTAAAAAATTTCCCCAAAAACCTAAAATTTCCCCAAATcgctaattttttttccaaatcaaaatCGCAACCCAACTGTCGCAGCCAATCGGTAGAGTTGCTTGACCCGACGGAAGGGATTTGTCGCAAGCCCTCGGCGGTTGATATTATTTACAACATCTCTTTGCAGATT GTACATTCAGCTATTCAGCGAGAACTTCCAGTTGTGATAGCAAAAGCTCGAAAGCTTATAACTTTGAGCAAATTCAG GATTCACATTCAAAGAACAAGAAACATCACAGCAACTCATTGGGATCGAGTAGTCAGAATTCAGAATCAAGCGACACACAAGAGCTATATTTGGAGCTTAGACTGTCACTGTAATCAGTAA
- the LOC108458093 gene encoding uncharacterized protein LOC108458093 isoform X3 produces the protein MSFCSTQFYPSHIPEIAHFFPLKNFPKNLKFPQIANFFSKSKSQPNCRSQSVELLDPTEGICRKPSAVDIIYNISLQIVRACTFSYSARTSSCDSKSSKAYNFEQIQDSHSKNKKHHSNSLGSSSQNSESSDTQELYLELRLSL, from the exons ATGTCGTTTTGCTCTACTCAATTTTATCCCAGCCATATACCCGAAATAGCTCATTTTTTTCCCCTAAAAAATTTCCCCAAAAACCTAAAATTTCCCCAAATcgctaattttttttccaaatcaaaatCGCAACCCAACTGTCGCAGCCAATCGGTAGAGTTGCTTGACCCGACGGAAGGGATTTGTCGCAAGCCCTCGGCGGTTGATATTATTTACAACATCTCTTTGCAGATTGTACGTGCTT GTACATTCAGCTATTCAGCGAGAACTTCCAGTTGTGATAGCAAAAGCTCGAAAGCTTATAACTTTGAGCAAATTCAG GATTCACATTCAAAGAACAAGAAACATCACAGCAACTCATTGGGATCGAGTAGTCAGAATTCAGAATCAAGCGACACACAAGAGCTATATTTGGAGCTTAGACTGTCACTGTAA
- the LOC108458093 gene encoding uncharacterized protein LOC108458093 isoform X1 yields MSFCSTQFYPSHIPEIAHFFPLKNFPKNLKFPQIANFFSKSKSQPNCRSQSVELLDPTEGICRKPSAVDIIYNISLQIVRACTFSYSARTSSCDSKSSKAYNFEQIQFLTFSQDSHSKNKKHHSNSLGSSSQNSESSDTQELYLELRLSL; encoded by the exons ATGTCGTTTTGCTCTACTCAATTTTATCCCAGCCATATACCCGAAATAGCTCATTTTTTTCCCCTAAAAAATTTCCCCAAAAACCTAAAATTTCCCCAAATcgctaattttttttccaaatcaaaatCGCAACCCAACTGTCGCAGCCAATCGGTAGAGTTGCTTGACCCGACGGAAGGGATTTGTCGCAAGCCCTCGGCGGTTGATATTATTTACAACATCTCTTTGCAGATTGTACGTGCTT GTACATTCAGCTATTCAGCGAGAACTTCCAGTTGTGATAGCAAAAGCTCGAAAGCTTATAACTTTGAGCAAATTCAG TTCCTTACATTCTCACAGGATTCACATTCAAAGAACAAGAAACATCACAGCAACTCATTGGGATCGAGTAGTCAGAATTCAGAATCAAGCGACACACAAGAGCTATATTTGGAGCTTAGACTGTCACTGTAA
- the LOC108458093 gene encoding uncharacterized protein LOC108458093 isoform X2, with product MSFCSTQFYPSHIPEIAHFFPLKNFPKNLKFPQIANFFSKSKSQPNCRSQSVELLDPTEGICRKPSAVDIIYNISLQIVHSAIQRELPVVIAKARKLITLSKFSSLHSHRIHIQRTRNITATHWDRVVRIQNQATHKSYIWSLDCHCNQ from the exons ATGTCGTTTTGCTCTACTCAATTTTATCCCAGCCATATACCCGAAATAGCTCATTTTTTTCCCCTAAAAAATTTCCCCAAAAACCTAAAATTTCCCCAAATcgctaattttttttccaaatcaaaatCGCAACCCAACTGTCGCAGCCAATCGGTAGAGTTGCTTGACCCGACGGAAGGGATTTGTCGCAAGCCCTCGGCGGTTGATATTATTTACAACATCTCTTTGCAGATT GTACATTCAGCTATTCAGCGAGAACTTCCAGTTGTGATAGCAAAAGCTCGAAAGCTTATAACTTTGAGCAAATTCAG TTCCTTACATTCTCACAGGATTCACATTCAAAGAACAAGAAACATCACAGCAACTCATTGGGATCGAGTAGTCAGAATTCAGAATCAAGCGACACACAAGAGCTATATTTGGAGCTTAGACTGTCACTGTAATCAGTAA